The Halogranum gelatinilyticum genome contains a region encoding:
- a CDS encoding DUF1059 domain-containing protein, with product MAKQFECTMEDCDFMIRANEEGEVIHIVREHAQDKHGMSMSDKDVRKGMANA from the coding sequence ATGGCAAAACAGTTCGAGTGTACGATGGAAGACTGCGACTTCATGATTCGGGCGAACGAGGAGGGTGAGGTCATCCACATCGTCCGCGAACACGCCCAGGACAAACACGGGATGTCCATGAGCGACAAGGACGTCCGCAAGGGGATGGCGAACGCCTGA
- a CDS encoding radical SAM protein, whose protein sequence is MISKGCEQCAMGGKMVLFVYGYCDQRDCFYCPLGENRKNVTDVYANERKVESDEDVIAEAKRMDALGTSITGGEPQEAMDKTCRYLSLLKDEFGEDHHTHLYTGITGGRENMRRLSEAGLDEIRFHPPYELWGDMHGTEWEEILHIAREEGLTPAFEIPGIRAEQEFLDFLDEGAAEFCNINEFEMSDGNYRRMQEEGYELQEGHMSAVDGSKEAILDEMGDHERVYFCTSVFKDAAQHRNRLKRMAKNIRREFDDITDDGTIVYGKTWVTEQRLQDLGVPEDFYTVKSEHVELAWWLLEEMVTEGDVEKGEIVEQYPTVNGTVVERTPLA, encoded by the coding sequence ATGATTTCGAAGGGCTGTGAACAGTGCGCCATGGGTGGGAAGATGGTCCTGTTCGTCTACGGCTACTGCGACCAACGGGACTGTTTCTACTGCCCCCTCGGCGAGAACCGCAAGAACGTCACCGACGTCTACGCCAACGAGCGGAAGGTCGAGTCCGACGAGGACGTCATCGCCGAGGCCAAGCGGATGGACGCCCTCGGGACGTCTATCACGGGTGGCGAACCGCAGGAAGCGATGGACAAGACCTGTCGCTACCTCTCGCTGCTCAAAGACGAGTTCGGCGAGGACCACCATACGCATCTCTACACGGGCATCACGGGCGGCCGCGAGAATATGCGCCGCCTCTCGGAGGCCGGTCTCGACGAGATCCGCTTCCACCCGCCGTACGAGCTCTGGGGCGATATGCACGGCACGGAGTGGGAGGAGATTCTCCACATCGCTCGCGAGGAGGGGCTGACGCCCGCCTTCGAGATTCCGGGCATCCGCGCCGAACAGGAGTTCCTCGACTTCCTCGACGAGGGTGCCGCGGAGTTCTGTAACATCAACGAGTTCGAGATGTCCGACGGGAATTACAGGAGAATGCAGGAGGAGGGCTACGAACTGCAGGAGGGCCACATGAGTGCCGTCGACGGCTCGAAAGAAGCCATCCTCGACGAGATGGGCGACCACGAACGCGTCTACTTCTGTACGAGCGTCTTCAAGGACGCCGCCCAGCACCGTAACCGCCTGAAGCGCATGGCGAAGAACATCCGTCGGGAGTTCGACGACATCACCGACGACGGCACTATCGTCTACGGCAAGACCTGGGTGACCGAACAGCGGCTTCAGGACCTCGGCGTGCCGGAAGACTTCTACACCGTCAAGTCCGAACACGTCGAACTCGCGTGGTGGCTCCTCGAAGAGATGGTCACCGAGGGCGACGTCGAGAAGGGTGAGATTGTCGAGCAGTATCCGACGGTCAACGGAACAGTCGTCGAGCGGACACCGCTGGCCTGA
- a CDS encoding DUF373 family protein has protein sequence MLLVLCVDLDDDLGRKTGMRTPVLGRDDVEEAAVALATADPEDSDVNVLFQGIHVYEEVAAEQSEEVEVAAVTGVNGSDVKANRVVGEEVDTVLASLQTGENVRAIVITDGAQDESVLPVIRSRVPIDGVRRVVVRQAQDLESMYYTMKQVLADPETRGTILVPLGILLLIYPFVVVASLFNVPGTTVLGLISALLGLYTLFRGLGLESVVDDTAERARNLLYAGRATLITYVVAAALLAVGGLQGLETLRAVEDSFGPSLAPAVVLASLVHGAVQWFAVAGITSSLGQVTDEYLAGRFKWRYLNAPFYVVAIALVLYAVSGFFLSDVVGIGSAAVGEVTVRTVGLTGLAVALTVGTLLGVFSTVAFAIAESRYPTGAEAA, from the coding sequence ATGCTATTGGTCCTCTGTGTCGACCTCGACGACGACCTCGGCCGCAAGACGGGGATGCGCACGCCCGTCCTCGGCCGAGACGACGTCGAAGAGGCTGCGGTCGCGCTGGCGACCGCCGACCCCGAGGACTCGGACGTGAACGTCCTCTTCCAGGGGATTCACGTCTACGAGGAGGTGGCCGCCGAGCAGAGCGAGGAGGTCGAGGTGGCCGCCGTCACCGGGGTCAACGGCAGCGACGTCAAGGCGAACCGGGTCGTCGGCGAGGAGGTCGACACCGTCCTCGCCAGCCTCCAGACCGGCGAGAACGTCCGCGCCATCGTCATCACCGACGGCGCGCAGGACGAGTCCGTCCTCCCGGTCATCCGCTCTCGGGTGCCCATCGACGGCGTCCGCCGCGTCGTCGTCCGGCAGGCCCAGGACTTGGAGTCGATGTACTACACGATGAAGCAGGTGCTCGCCGACCCCGAGACCCGCGGGACCATCCTCGTCCCGCTCGGTATCTTGCTTCTCATCTACCCCTTCGTCGTCGTCGCGAGCCTGTTCAACGTCCCCGGAACGACCGTCTTGGGACTTATCTCGGCACTCTTGGGTCTCTACACGCTCTTTCGCGGACTCGGCTTGGAGTCCGTCGTCGACGATACCGCCGAGCGCGCCCGGAACCTCCTCTACGCCGGTCGCGCGACGCTCATCACCTACGTCGTCGCCGCGGCGTTGCTGGCGGTCGGCGGCTTGCAGGGCCTGGAGACGCTCCGGGCCGTCGAAGACTCCTTCGGCCCGAGTCTGGCACCCGCCGTCGTCCTCGCCTCGCTCGTCCACGGCGCGGTCCAGTGGTTCGCCGTCGCCGGGATCACCAGCAGCCTCGGCCAGGTGACCGACGAGTATCTCGCGGGGCGGTTCAAGTGGCGCTATCTCAACGCGCCGTTCTACGTCGTCGCCATCGCACTCGTGCTCTACGCCGTCTCGGGCTTTTTCCTCTCGGACGTCGTCGGCATCGGCTCGGCGGCGGTCGGCGAGGTGACGGTCCGGACGGTCGGCCTGACGGGACTGGCCGTCGCGTTGACGGTCGGGACGCTGTTGGGCGTCTTCAGCACGGTGGCCTTTGCGATTGCGGAGTCGCGGTATCCGACGGGCGCAGAAGCGGCTTGA
- a CDS encoding polyprenyl synthetase family protein, whose amino-acid sequence MEYLERRVTLVNGRLTDVIEAVEPDELSDELAHVALAGGKRVRPAVTILACEAAGGTPEDAVDFAVGIELVHNASLVIDDIIDRSDIRRGSESAWAEYGYGPAIVASDGLLGEAFALFSSNEQAMQVVAESMVELGEGEATELVAKPSNEEEYMELARRKTGALFRAAAELGAIAAGADAFTVESFGEYAERVGVAFQIRDDVLDATSDAESLGKPTGQDEEMGRPSLVQVTDLTPEEANERARTQADKALAALDAASVEESEAQEYLRDLAEFVIVRER is encoded by the coding sequence ATGGAGTATCTGGAGCGCCGTGTCACCCTCGTGAACGGCCGCCTCACGGACGTCATCGAGGCAGTCGAACCCGACGAGCTCTCGGACGAACTCGCACACGTCGCGCTCGCGGGTGGCAAGCGCGTCCGCCCCGCAGTGACGATTCTCGCCTGCGAAGCCGCGGGCGGGACGCCGGAGGACGCCGTCGACTTCGCGGTCGGGATCGAACTCGTCCACAACGCCTCGCTGGTCATCGACGACATCATCGACCGCTCGGACATCCGCCGCGGCTCCGAGAGTGCCTGGGCCGAGTACGGCTACGGCCCGGCCATCGTCGCCAGCGACGGCCTGCTCGGCGAAGCGTTCGCGCTCTTCTCGTCGAACGAACAGGCGATGCAGGTCGTTGCCGAGTCGATGGTCGAACTCGGCGAAGGCGAGGCCACCGAACTCGTCGCCAAACCCTCGAACGAAGAGGAGTATATGGAACTCGCGCGCCGGAAGACGGGCGCTCTCTTTCGGGCTGCGGCCGAACTCGGAGCTATCGCCGCCGGAGCAGACGCCTTCACCGTCGAGTCCTTCGGCGAGTACGCCGAGCGCGTCGGCGTCGCCTTCCAGATCCGCGACGACGTGCTCGACGCGACGTCCGACGCCGAGTCGCTGGGCAAGCCGACGGGGCAAGACGAGGAGATGGGCCGCCCCTCGCTCGTGCAGGTGACGGATCTCACGCCCGAAGAGGCCAACGAACGCGCACGGACGCAGGCCGACAAGGCACTCGCGGCACTCGACGCGGCCTCAGTCGAGGAATCGGAGGCCCAAGAGTATCTGCGCGACCTCGCGGAGTTCGTCATCGTCCGCGAGCGGTAG
- a CDS encoding electron transfer flavoprotein subunit alpha/FixB family protein, translated as MSDVLAVAEHRRGDLRDVSFEIISAGRELADETGGDLHLAVVAGDVDSFADQLNREGVDHIHTVAYGEEFNHDVYTQAVEALSDELSPAVVLMPNSVNGLDYAPAVANRLGLPLVSDAVAFEWDGALTATREMYGSKVETTLEVDAERVAVTIRGGEWPAAEGTGDADVAAFDAGIDEDAIGSRVTGFEEVGAGDVDISEADVLVSVGRGIEDEENIELVERLADALGATLSSSRPIVDAGWLPKNRQVGQSGKVVTPKVYLAIGISGAVQHVAGMKGSDTIIAINTDPNAPIFDIADYGVVGDLFDVVPALIEEFQ; from the coding sequence GTGAGTGATGTGCTCGCCGTCGCCGAACACCGCCGCGGCGACCTCCGCGACGTCAGCTTCGAGATCATCAGCGCGGGCCGCGAACTGGCCGACGAGACCGGCGGCGACCTCCATCTCGCCGTCGTCGCCGGCGACGTCGACAGCTTCGCCGACCAGCTCAACCGCGAGGGCGTCGACCACATCCACACCGTCGCCTACGGCGAGGAGTTCAACCACGACGTCTACACGCAGGCCGTCGAGGCACTCTCCGACGAGCTGTCGCCCGCAGTCGTCCTGATGCCGAACAGCGTCAACGGGCTGGACTACGCGCCCGCCGTCGCCAACAGGCTGGGCCTGCCGCTCGTCTCCGACGCTGTCGCCTTCGAGTGGGACGGCGCGCTCACGGCGACGAGAGAGATGTACGGCTCGAAGGTCGAGACGACCCTCGAAGTCGACGCCGAGCGCGTCGCCGTCACCATCCGCGGTGGCGAGTGGCCCGCCGCCGAGGGCACGGGCGACGCCGACGTGGCCGCCTTCGACGCCGGTATCGACGAGGACGCTATCGGCTCGCGCGTCACTGGCTTCGAGGAGGTCGGTGCGGGCGACGTCGACATCTCCGAGGCAGACGTGCTCGTCTCCGTCGGTCGCGGTATCGAGGACGAGGAGAACATCGAACTCGTCGAGCGGCTCGCCGACGCGCTCGGTGCGACGCTCTCCTCCTCGCGACCCATCGTCGACGCCGGCTGGCTGCCGAAGAACCGCCAGGTCGGGCAGTCCGGCAAGGTCGTCACGCCGAAGGTCTATCTCGCAATCGGGATCTCCGGCGCGGTCCAGCACGTCGCCGGGATGAAGGGAAGCGACACCATCATCGCCATCAACACCGACCCGAACGCGCCCATCTTCGACATCGCCGACTACGGGGTCGTCGGCGACCTGTTCGACGTGGTGCCCGCGCTCATCGAAGAGTTCCAGTAG
- a CDS encoding electron transfer flavoprotein subunit beta/FixA family protein, protein MKVLVTVKEVAEVEDDFEIEGTQIGEQFLEYDLNEWDDYAVEEAVQIQEAGDDVEVVSVTIGPERSEETIRMALAKGVDRAIRVWDDALEDAELLDVAAKTRILRAVVEAEEPDLVLTGVQASDDSFGATGVSLADAIGSDWAAVVNALDIDALHAENVANVRRELEGGVEELTEVDLPAVLTIQTGINEPRYASLRGIRQAQSKEIAPQTLDDLGLGVADVESDLVLTEMYEPESESEATIFDGSAEEAAGQLATVLREKGVGAE, encoded by the coding sequence ATGAAGGTTCTCGTGACCGTCAAGGAGGTGGCCGAAGTCGAGGACGACTTCGAGATCGAAGGAACGCAGATCGGCGAGCAGTTCCTCGAGTACGACCTCAACGAGTGGGACGACTACGCCGTCGAGGAAGCCGTCCAGATTCAGGAAGCCGGTGACGACGTGGAAGTCGTCAGCGTGACCATCGGTCCCGAACGGAGCGAGGAGACGATCCGGATGGCGCTCGCGAAGGGTGTCGACCGCGCGATTCGCGTCTGGGACGACGCCCTCGAAGACGCGGAGCTGCTCGACGTCGCCGCCAAGACCCGTATCCTCCGCGCCGTCGTCGAAGCCGAAGAGCCGGACCTCGTCCTGACCGGCGTCCAGGCGAGCGACGACAGCTTCGGCGCGACCGGCGTCTCGCTGGCCGACGCAATCGGCTCCGACTGGGCCGCCGTCGTCAACGCGCTGGACATCGACGCCCTCCACGCCGAGAACGTCGCGAACGTCCGCCGCGAACTCGAAGGCGGCGTCGAGGAGCTGACCGAGGTCGACCTCCCGGCCGTCCTCACCATCCAGACCGGGATCAACGAACCGCGCTACGCCAGCCTCCGCGGCATCCGGCAGGCGCAGTCCAAGGAAATCGCCCCCCAGACGCTCGACGACCTCGGTCTCGGTGTCGCCGACGTCGAGTCCGACCTCGTCCTGACCGAGATGTACGAACCCGAAAGCGAGTCAGAAGCGACCATCTTCGACGGCAGTGCCGAGGAGGCCGCCGGGCAACTTGCGACGGTCCTCCGTGAGAAGGGGGTGGGGGCAGAATGA
- a CDS encoding helix-turn-helix transcriptional regulator, translating into MRHAALAFALLVLVAGVGAPVVAAGAAPDDPTARTSPGSTPLALQQSQSENASVGTDIVIRVAADTNATWEIVTRHPLDSEADVRAFDRLVAELQSGGANSSLDEGTFRNYADLASESTGREMVIRDVQYDGRITDDNSTGVLTMRFTWTDFAERTDGDRLEVRDVFTTPDGGTWFPWLGADQTLRIETPDGYEVQSSFQARNEEGSLVTDGPRDFRSNPVYVVYGPTGGAGGLNGGDGPFGALSPEFLAGVGIAVLLVVAGVWYLRQQDDEIPDAGGADGGEPRDGPAGGAATAVADSESDETDEPEQDLSLLSDEERVEHLLDRNGGRMRQADIVKKTGWSDAKVSQLLSSMADEDRVNKLRIGRENLISLPDEDPRPTDEA; encoded by the coding sequence ATGCGGCACGCCGCCCTCGCCTTCGCCCTCCTCGTCCTCGTCGCCGGTGTCGGTGCCCCCGTCGTGGCAGCCGGTGCGGCTCCGGACGACCCGACAGCCCGGACGTCACCGGGGTCGACGCCCCTCGCGCTCCAGCAGAGCCAAAGCGAGAACGCCTCGGTGGGGACGGATATCGTCATCAGGGTCGCCGCGGACACGAACGCGACGTGGGAGATCGTCACTCGCCACCCCCTCGACTCGGAGGCCGACGTCCGCGCGTTCGACCGACTCGTCGCGGAACTCCAGTCGGGAGGGGCGAACAGCAGCCTCGACGAAGGGACCTTCCGAAACTACGCCGACCTGGCGTCGGAGTCGACGGGACGTGAGATGGTCATCCGCGACGTGCAGTACGACGGCCGGATCACCGACGACAACTCGACCGGCGTCCTGACGATGCGGTTCACCTGGACCGACTTCGCCGAACGGACCGACGGCGACCGTCTGGAGGTCCGTGACGTGTTCACGACGCCGGACGGCGGCACGTGGTTCCCGTGGCTCGGCGCGGACCAGACGCTCAGAATCGAGACGCCGGACGGCTACGAAGTCCAAAGTAGCTTCCAGGCGCGAAACGAGGAAGGCTCGCTCGTCACCGACGGGCCGCGGGACTTCCGGAGTAACCCCGTCTACGTCGTCTACGGCCCGACCGGCGGGGCGGGTGGCCTGAACGGCGGCGACGGGCCGTTCGGTGCCCTCTCGCCCGAGTTCCTCGCGGGCGTCGGCATCGCCGTCCTGCTCGTCGTCGCTGGCGTGTGGTATCTCCGGCAACAGGACGACGAGATACCCGACGCCGGTGGTGCCGACGGGGGCGAGCCACGCGACGGTCCGGCAGGAGGGGCGGCGACAGCGGTGGCCGACTCCGAGTCGGACGAGACCGACGAGCCGGAGCAGGACCTCTCGTTGCTCTCGGACGAGGAGCGGGTCGAACATCTGCTCGACCGCAACGGTGGCCGGATGCGGCAGGCCGACATCGTCAAGAAGACCGGCTGGTCCGACGCGAAGGTGTCGCAGTTGCTCTCGTCGATGGCCGACGAGGACCGAGTGAACAAGCTCCGCATCGGCCGCGAGAACCTCATCTCGCTACCGGACGAGGACCCGCGGCCGACCGACGAGGCGTAG
- a CDS encoding DUF7096 domain-containing protein gives MRPLPVLFAVLLLTSSVAATAGVPGLAPASIQSGDVSSSVDAAQNRTLANVLTLAPSDTERTNFSQSGANASAALSLRDVRLSRQLNAQRTETRLADVESDTEKQAYIRRALTEVEIRMNELRQTEREAFRRHSTGEFSTTELVTELARVDTVSRQLAQNATRLADAGEDIEGFSVQTRVDAIRLELRTLQGPVRAHAAAVIRGDSSPTRVYVHTTPEGVVLSTIQERTFVREVYDGSRRLTGTNAVTGEEIEPLMSERYPSLTQRGRISAQTAREGDIWVAVVPHRRGGLTAYIDKTDPGSIFKEERSLVLNQTPPSEPVNETRVGLRLTVHPSYPGGPMLVSVEDAQTGDPVRADVSLITAPQSNSQPVELGTTNETGHLWTVSPGEEFTIQAIKTGTQSVVDIRVEPVAPNAVYDDDGGTDNQTGLAAPPERLG, from the coding sequence ATGAGACCACTCCCCGTGCTGTTCGCAGTGCTCCTCCTCACCTCCTCGGTGGCAGCTACCGCAGGTGTTCCCGGTCTCGCCCCCGCGTCGATCCAGTCCGGCGACGTGTCGTCGTCCGTCGACGCCGCACAGAACCGGACACTGGCAAACGTCCTGACACTCGCCCCGAGCGACACCGAACGGACGAACTTCAGCCAGTCGGGGGCGAACGCGAGCGCGGCCCTCTCGCTTCGGGATGTCCGCCTCTCACGACAGCTGAACGCCCAGCGGACGGAGACGCGGCTCGCCGACGTAGAGAGCGATACCGAGAAACAGGCCTACATCCGCCGTGCACTCACCGAAGTCGAGATCCGGATGAACGAACTCCGGCAGACCGAACGCGAGGCGTTCAGACGCCACAGTACCGGCGAGTTCAGCACGACCGAGCTGGTCACCGAGCTCGCCCGCGTCGACACGGTCTCTCGTCAGCTCGCACAGAACGCGACACGGCTCGCGGACGCTGGCGAGGACATCGAGGGGTTCAGCGTTCAGACGCGCGTCGACGCGATCCGCCTCGAACTGCGGACGCTACAGGGACCCGTCCGGGCACACGCGGCGGCAGTCATCCGCGGTGACTCCTCGCCGACTCGCGTCTACGTGCACACCACCCCCGAAGGCGTCGTCCTGTCGACCATCCAGGAGCGGACGTTCGTCAGGGAAGTGTACGACGGCTCCCGTCGACTGACCGGAACGAACGCCGTCACCGGCGAAGAGATCGAGCCGCTGATGAGTGAACGCTATCCGTCGCTCACCCAGCGTGGCCGTATCTCCGCCCAGACTGCACGTGAAGGAGACATCTGGGTCGCAGTCGTTCCTCACCGGCGAGGAGGTCTGACCGCCTACATCGACAAGACCGACCCCGGTAGTATCTTCAAAGAGGAGCGGTCGCTGGTGCTCAACCAGACGCCGCCGTCGGAGCCGGTCAACGAGACTCGCGTCGGTCTCCGGCTCACGGTCCATCCCTCGTATCCCGGCGGCCCGATGCTCGTCTCCGTCGAGGACGCACAGACCGGCGACCCCGTCCGCGCGGACGTGAGCCTCATCACCGCGCCGCAGAGCAACAGCCAGCCGGTCGAACTGGGGACGACGAACGAGACCGGCCATCTCTGGACGGTCTCGCCGGGCGAGGAGTTCACCATCCAGGCGATCAAGACCGGCACGCAGTCCGTCGTCGACATCCGCGTCGAACCGGTCGCGCCCAACGCGGTCTACGACGATGACGGCGGGACCGACAACCAGACGGGGCTCGCGGCACCGCCCGAACGGCTCGGCTGA
- a CDS encoding type IV pilin — MPSPSATERAVSPVVGVALVLVVTVCLAAVVGAGVLATTTQLPEERSATPVALSLSVSGDRLTLAHRGGRALDVSELGVTVAVDGTELRHQPPVPFFSARGFRAGPTGPFNVASDGSWSVGETASVELASTNSPQLTSGATVTVRIVADGRPVARLSATV; from the coding sequence GTGCCTTCGCCATCTGCGACTGAGCGCGCCGTCTCACCGGTCGTCGGCGTCGCGCTCGTCCTCGTCGTGACGGTCTGTCTCGCGGCCGTCGTCGGCGCGGGCGTTCTCGCGACCACGACGCAGCTCCCCGAGGAGCGGTCGGCGACGCCCGTCGCACTCTCGCTGTCCGTCTCGGGGGACCGACTCACGCTCGCACACCGTGGTGGCCGCGCGCTCGACGTCAGCGAGTTGGGAGTCACTGTCGCCGTCGACGGAACCGAGTTACGCCACCAGCCGCCGGTCCCGTTCTTCTCCGCGCGCGGCTTCCGTGCGGGACCGACCGGGCCGTTCAACGTCGCGAGCGACGGCTCGTGGTCGGTCGGCGAGACGGCGAGCGTCGAACTCGCGTCGACGAACAGCCCGCAGTTGACGTCGGGGGCGACCGTCACGGTCCGCATCGTCGCCGACGGCAGGCCGGTCGCGCGGCTGTCGGCGACGGTGTGA
- a CDS encoding methyltransferase domain-containing protein, whose amino-acid sequence MGVLENKARARLFYKYLSKVYDQVNPFIWNEEMRDEALGLLDLQADDHVLDVGCGTGFATEGLLQHTEHVYGLDQSIHQMQKAWKKFGKNDQVKFHRGDAERLPFKDGSFDAIWSSGSIEYWPNPVDALEEFRRVVKPGHKVLVVGPDYPKSTVFQKMADAIMLFYDEEEAQRMFEEAGFVDIEHHIQQRKPGSPRAITTVARAPEK is encoded by the coding sequence ATGGGAGTCCTCGAGAACAAAGCACGGGCCCGCCTGTTCTACAAGTACCTCTCGAAGGTCTACGACCAGGTCAACCCGTTCATCTGGAACGAGGAGATGCGCGACGAGGCCCTGGGGCTGCTCGACCTCCAGGCCGACGACCACGTCCTCGACGTCGGCTGTGGGACGGGGTTCGCCACGGAGGGGCTCTTGCAGCACACAGAACACGTCTACGGTCTCGACCAGAGCATCCACCAGATGCAGAAGGCGTGGAAGAAGTTCGGCAAGAACGACCAGGTGAAGTTCCACCGCGGCGACGCCGAACGGCTGCCGTTCAAAGACGGCTCCTTCGACGCCATCTGGTCCTCGGGCTCCATCGAATACTGGCCGAACCCCGTCGACGCGCTCGAAGAGTTCCGCCGCGTCGTCAAGCCGGGCCACAAGGTGCTCGTCGTCGGCCCCGACTATCCGAAGTCGACCGTCTTCCAGAAGATGGCCGACGCCATCATGCTGTTCTACGACGAGGAGGAGGCCCAGCGGATGTTCGAGGAGGCCGGCTTCGTCGACATCGAACACCACATCCAACAGCGCAAACCGGGCAGTCCCCGCGCCATCACGACCGTCGCGCGGGCGCCCGAGAAGTAA
- the ahaH gene encoding ATP synthase archaeal subunit H — protein MPRPEVLERIKTAEEEADDIVESAEATREERIAEARNEADEIREKARREADELEESRLAEAREEIEARREELLEEGVEAREELVEEAESNVDEAVEYAIEQFEEAVNAQT, from the coding sequence ATGCCGAGACCAGAGGTTCTCGAACGGATTAAGACGGCCGAGGAAGAGGCCGACGACATAGTCGAATCCGCCGAAGCGACACGCGAAGAGCGTATCGCCGAGGCGCGCAACGAAGCGGACGAGATCCGCGAGAAGGCGCGTCGTGAGGCCGACGAGTTAGAGGAAAGCCGCCTCGCGGAGGCGCGTGAAGAGATCGAAGCCCGCCGCGAGGAACTCCTCGAAGAGGGTGTCGAAGCCCGCGAGGAACTGGTCGAAGAGGCCGAGTCGAACGTCGACGAGGCAGTCGAATACGCCATCGAACAGTTCGAGGAGGCGGTGAATGCTCAGACCTGA